Proteins encoded by one window of Arabidopsis thaliana chromosome 2, partial sequence:
- a CDS encoding FAD-dependent oxidoreductase family protein (FAD-dependent oxidoreductase family protein; FUNCTIONS IN: sarcosine oxidase activity; INVOLVED IN: tetrahydrofolate metabolic process, oxidation reduction; LOCATED IN: cellular_component unknown; EXPRESSED IN: 23 plant structures; EXPRESSED DURING: 13 growth stages; CONTAINS InterPro DOMAIN/s: FAD dependent oxidoreductase (InterPro:IPR006076), Sarcosine oxidase, monomeric (InterPro:IPR006281); Has 4031 Blast hits to 4005 proteins in 935 species: Archae - 135; Bacteria - 2670; Metazoa - 148; Fungi - 247; Plants - 60; Viruses - 0; Other Eukaryotes - 771 (source: NCBI BLink).), whose product MEYSDDGRFDVIVVGAGVMGSSAAYQLAKRGQKTLLLEQFDFLHHRGSSHGESRTIRATYPEDYYYSMVSESTRLWAAAQSEIGYKVHFPTQQFDMGPADQQSLLSVVATCQKHGLAHRVMDSHAVSEHFSGRISIPENWIGVSTELGGIIKPTKAVSMFQTLAIGHGAILRDNTKVANIKRDGESGEGVIVCTVKGDKFYGKKCIVTAGAWISKLVKTVAGIDFPVEPLETTVCYWRIKEGHEEKFTIDGEFPTFASYGAPYVYGTPSLEYPGLIKVAVHGGYWCDPDKRPWGPGVKLEELKEWIKERFGGMVDSEGPVATQLCMYSMTPDEDFVIDFLGGEFGRDVVVGGGFSGHGFKMAPAVGRILADMAMEVEAGGGGVEMKQFSLRRFEDNPKGNAKEYPDQVILDVPLKH is encoded by the coding sequence ATGGAATATTCCGACGACGGCAGATTCGACGTGATTGTCGTTGGAGCAGGAGTTATGGGAAGCTCCGCCGCGTATCAGCTGGCAAAAAGAGGCCAGAAGACTCTTTTGTTAGAGCAATTCGATTTCCTCCATCACCGTGGCTCTTCTCACGGCGAGTCACGCACCATACGTGCCACTTACCCGGAGGATTACTACTACTCCATGGTTTCCGAGTCGACTCGGTTATGGGCTGCGGCTCAGTCCGAGATTGGATACAAAGTTCATTTTCCAACTCAACAATTCGACATGGGTCCGGCAGATCAGCAGAGTCTCCTCTCCGTTGTGGCCACGTGTCAAAAACACGGGCTAGCTCATCGGGTTATGGATTCTCATGCAGTTTCCGAGCATTTCTCCGGGAGGATTAGTATCCCGGAGAATTGGATCGGAGTTTCGACGGAACTTGGTGGGATTATCAAACCCACCAAGGCCGTCTCCATGTTTCAGACGCTTGCGATTGGACATGGTGCCATCTTAAGAGACAACACCAAAGTTGCAAACATAAAGAGAGATGGTGAAAGTGGGGAAGGGGTAATAGTCTGCACGGTGAAAGGAGATAAGTTCTACGGTAAAAAATGCATTGTAACCGCGGGTGCATGGATAAGTAAGCTGGTGAAAACGGTGGCCGGGATAGATTTTCCGGTGGAGCCCCTTGAGACTACGGTGTGTTATTGGAGAATCAAAGAAGGCCACGAGGAGAAATTCACGATAGACGGAGAGTTTCCGACTTTCGCGTCATACGGAGCTCCGTATGTGTACGGAACTCCGTCTTTGGAGTATCCGGGACTGATCAAAGTGGCGGTTCACGGTGGTTATTGGTGCGATCCGGATAAGAGGCCATGGGGGCCAGGAGTGAAGTTAGAGGAGCTTAAAGAGTGGATAAAGGAGAGATTTGGAGGGATGGTTGATTCCGAAGGACCCGTGGCGACTCAGCTTTGTATGTATTCGATGACACCGGACGAGGATTTCGTGATTGATTTTCTTGGAGGGGAGTTTGGGAGAGATGTGGTGGTAGGCGGCGGGTTTTCCGGTCATGGTTTTAAGATGGCGCCGGCGGTGGGGAGGATACTGGCGGATATGGCGATGGAGGTGGAGGCCGGAGGTGGAGGAGTTGAGATGAAACAGTTTAGTCTCCGACGGTTTGAAGATAATCCTAAAGGAAATGCAAAGGAGTATCCTGACCAAGTGATACTTGATGTCCCATTGAAACATTAA
- a CDS encoding Ankyrin repeat family protein (Ankyrin repeat family protein; CONTAINS InterPro DOMAIN/s: Ankyrin repeat-containing domain (InterPro:IPR020683), Ankyrin repeat (InterPro:IPR002110); BEST Arabidopsis thaliana protein match is: Ankyrin repeat family protein (TAIR:AT1G10340.1); Has 35333 Blast hits to 34131 proteins in 2444 species: Archae - 798; Bacteria - 22429; Metazoa - 974; Fungi - 991; Plants - 531; Viruses - 0; Other Eukaryotes - 9610 (source: NCBI BLink).), which produces MHPIFDAILQNDLPAFLGLVEARESSLEERSEEQNTNNTVLHVAAKLGHRELVAKIIELRPSLLSSRNAYGDTPLHLAALLGDVNIVMQMLDTGLELYSARNNKNQTPLHLAFVSIFMEAAKFIVEKTNSVDLDELNFALSSGSTCIVGIILERFPELARKNAWEVEDGSRSTLLHYACDKGDLELTSILLGLNQGLEEALNSKGLSPLHLAVQRGSVIILEEFMDKSPLSFCVRTPSKETVFHLAARNKNTDAFVFMAENLGTSSPILLKKKDQQGNTVLHIAASVSCGSPLIRYIVGKKIIDIRDRNNMGYRAYHLLPRQAQDYEFISSYLRCDTKTSEEVDSKKAERNEPHIGHSEVIRLLKLIEISTSEIAERKKSKKHHVKRGHKSLEHEMHIEALQNARNTIAIVAVLIASVSYAGGINPPGGVYQDGPWKGKSLVGFMATAYVAASLVTIPHFPGTRWLFPVIISVAGGSLTVLFSYLGVETISHWFKKMNRVGRGLPIYFIKNNRVEDIPAIAKNEGEMPSLARTNSDLAASEGSGYFTY; this is translated from the exons ATGCATCCGATCTTCGATGCCATCCTTCAAAATGACCTTCCAGCTTTTCTTGGTTTGGTGGAAGCGAGAGAATCTTCCCTGGAGGAGAGAAGCGAGGAACAGAACACCAACAACACGGTTTTGCACGTAGCTGCAAAGCTCGGTCACCGAGAACTGGTCGCCAAGATTATTGAGCTCCGACCTTCCCTTCTCTCTTCCCGTAACGCGTACGGAGACACACCTTTGCATCTTGCTGCTCTTCTTGGAGACGTAAACATAGTTATGCAGATGTTAGACACTGGATTGGAACTATATTCCGCACGCAATAACAAGAACCAAACACCTCTCCACTTAGCTTTCGTTAGCATTTTCATGGAAGCTGCCAAATTCATCGTTGAAAAGACGAATTCAGTCGACCTTGATGAACTCAATTTCGCCTTATCAAGTGGATCTACTT GTATTGTTGGGATTATACTGGAGAGATTTCCAGAGCTAGCTAGGAAAAATGCTTGGGAGGTTGAAGACGGCTCGCGATCAACGTTACTGCATTATGCGTGTGACAAAGGTGACCTTGAACTGACAAGTATATTGTTAGGACTCAATCAAGGACTAGAAGAAGCTCTTAACAGCAAAGGTTTATCACCTCTGCATCTAGCAGTCCAAAGAGGCTCAGTTATAATCCTGGAGGAGTTTATGGACAAGTCTCCATTGTCTTTCTGCGTAAGGACGCCGTCAAAAGAGACAGTCTTTCATCTCGCGGCACGAAACAAGAATACCGATGCCTTTGTTTTCATGGCGGAGAATTTGGGAACTAGCAGCCCAattcttttgaagaaaaaagatcaaCAGGGAAACACTGTCTTACATATTGCTGCTTCTGTGTCTTGTGGTTCTCCG CTTATACGTTACATTgttggtaagaaaataatagataTCAGAGACAGAAACAATATGGGTTATCGAGCTTATCACCTTCTCCCTCGACAAGCTCAAGACTATGAGTTTATATCAAGCTACCTGAGGTGTGACACCAAGACTTCAGAAGAAGTGGACTCTAAAAAGGCTGAGAGAAATGAACCACACATAGGGCATTCTGAGGTAATAAGGCTGCTTAAGCTAATCGAAATAAGCACATCAGAGAtagcagagagaaagaaaagcaagaaacaTCATGTTAAAAGAGGTCATAAGAGCTTGGAACATGAGATGCATATAGAAGCATTACAAAATGCAAGAAATACGATCGCGATAGTGGCAGTCTTGATTGCTTCAGTTTCTTATGCCGGTGGGATAAACCCGCCGGGCGGTGTTTACCAAGATGGGCCATGGAAAGGGAAATCGCTTGTAG GGTTTATGGCAACGGCTTATGTTGCGGCATCTTTGGTGACCATACCGCATTTTCCCGGAACTCGATGGTTATTTCCGGTTATTATCTCTGTAGCTGGTGGATCATTGACGGTACTCTTTTCCTATCTAGGAGTTGAGACCATCAGTCACTGGTTTAAGAAGATGAATCGTGTAGGGAGAGGACtacctatttattttatcaaaaataaccGTGTAGAAGATATACCTGCCATTGCAAAAAATGAAGGTGAAATGCCTTCCTTAGCAAGGACCAACTCAGACTTGGCCGCCTCAGAAGGGTCAGGCTATTTCACCTATTGA
- a CDS encoding Ankyrin repeat family protein (Ankyrin repeat family protein; INVOLVED IN: biological_process unknown; LOCATED IN: cellular_component unknown; EXPRESSED IN: 19 plant structures; EXPRESSED DURING: 12 growth stages; CONTAINS InterPro DOMAIN/s: Ankyrin repeat-containing domain (InterPro:IPR020683), Ankyrin repeat (InterPro:IPR002110); BEST Arabidopsis thaliana protein match is: Ankyrin repeat family protein (TAIR:AT1G10340.1).), which translates to MHPIFDAILQNDLPAFLGLVEARESSLEERSEEQNTNNTVLHVAAKLGHRELVAKIIELRPSLLSSRNAYGDTPLHLAALLGDVNIVMQMLDTGLELYSARNNKNQTPLHLAFVSIFMEAAKFIVEKTNSVDLDELNFALSSGSTCIVGIILERFPELARKNAWEVEDGSRSTLLHYACDKGDLELTSILLGLNQGLEEALNSKGLSPLHLAVQRGSVIILEEFMDKSPLSFCVRTPSKETVFHLAARNKNTDAFVFMAENLGTSSPILLKKKDQQGNTVLHIAASVSCGSPLIRYIVGKKIIDIRDRNNMGYRAYHLLPRQAQDYEFISSYLRCDTKTSEEVDSKKAERNEPHIGHSEVIRLLKLIEISTSEIAERKKSKKHHVKRGHKSLEHEMHIEALQNARNTIAIVAVLIASVSYAGGINPPGGVYQDGPWKGKSLVGNTAAFKVFAICNNIALFTSLCIVILLVSIIPYQRKPLKKLLVATHRMMWVSVGFMATAYVAASLVTIPHFPGTRWLFPVIISVAGGSLTVLFSYLGVETISHWFKKMNRVGRGLPIYFIKNNRVEDIPAIAKNEGEMPSLARTNSDLAASEGSGYFTY; encoded by the exons ATGCATCCGATCTTCGATGCCATCCTTCAAAATGACCTTCCAGCTTTTCTTGGTTTGGTGGAAGCGAGAGAATCTTCCCTGGAGGAGAGAAGCGAGGAACAGAACACCAACAACACGGTTTTGCACGTAGCTGCAAAGCTCGGTCACCGAGAACTGGTCGCCAAGATTATTGAGCTCCGACCTTCCCTTCTCTCTTCCCGTAACGCGTACGGAGACACACCTTTGCATCTTGCTGCTCTTCTTGGAGACGTAAACATAGTTATGCAGATGTTAGACACTGGATTGGAACTATATTCCGCACGCAATAACAAGAACCAAACACCTCTCCACTTAGCTTTCGTTAGCATTTTCATGGAAGCTGCCAAATTCATCGTTGAAAAGACGAATTCAGTCGACCTTGATGAACTCAATTTCGCCTTATCAAGTGGATCTACTT GTATTGTTGGGATTATACTGGAGAGATTTCCAGAGCTAGCTAGGAAAAATGCTTGGGAGGTTGAAGACGGCTCGCGATCAACGTTACTGCATTATGCGTGTGACAAAGGTGACCTTGAACTGACAAGTATATTGTTAGGACTCAATCAAGGACTAGAAGAAGCTCTTAACAGCAAAGGTTTATCACCTCTGCATCTAGCAGTCCAAAGAGGCTCAGTTATAATCCTGGAGGAGTTTATGGACAAGTCTCCATTGTCTTTCTGCGTAAGGACGCCGTCAAAAGAGACAGTCTTTCATCTCGCGGCACGAAACAAGAATACCGATGCCTTTGTTTTCATGGCGGAGAATTTGGGAACTAGCAGCCCAattcttttgaagaaaaaagatcaaCAGGGAAACACTGTCTTACATATTGCTGCTTCTGTGTCTTGTGGTTCTCCG CTTATACGTTACATTgttggtaagaaaataatagataTCAGAGACAGAAACAATATGGGTTATCGAGCTTATCACCTTCTCCCTCGACAAGCTCAAGACTATGAGTTTATATCAAGCTACCTGAGGTGTGACACCAAGACTTCAGAAGAAGTGGACTCTAAAAAGGCTGAGAGAAATGAACCACACATAGGGCATTCTGAGGTAATAAGGCTGCTTAAGCTAATCGAAATAAGCACATCAGAGAtagcagagagaaagaaaagcaagaaacaTCATGTTAAAAGAGGTCATAAGAGCTTGGAACATGAGATGCATATAGAAGCATTACAAAATGCAAGAAATACGATCGCGATAGTGGCAGTCTTGATTGCTTCAGTTTCTTATGCCGGTGGGATAAACCCGCCGGGCGGTGTTTACCAAGATGGGCCATGGAAAGGGAAATCGCTTGTAGGTAATACGGCAGCATTTAAAGTCTTTGCAATATGTAACAACATTGCATTGTTCACGTCCTTGTGCATTGTTATTCTTCTCGTTAGCATCATACCTTACCAGAGGAAACCCTTGAAGAAATTATTGGTGGCCACTCACAGGATGATGTGGGTTTCTGTAGGGTTTATGGCAACGGCTTATGTTGCGGCATCTTTGGTGACCATACCGCATTTTCCCGGAACTCGATGGTTATTTCCGGTTATTATCTCTGTAGCTGGTGGATCATTGACGGTACTCTTTTCCTATCTAGGAGTTGAGACCATCAGTCACTGGTTTAAGAAGATGAATCGTGTAGGGAGAGGACtacctatttattttatcaaaaataaccGTGTAGAAGATATACCTGCCATTGCAAAAAATGAAGGTGAAATGCCTTCCTTAGCAAGGACCAACTCAGACTTGGCCGCCTCAGAAGGGTCAGGCTATTTCACCTATTGA
- the RSZ22a gene encoding RNA recognition motif and CCHC-type zinc finger domains containing protein (RNA recognition motif and CCHC-type zinc finger domains containing protein; FUNCTIONS IN: zinc ion binding, nucleotide binding, nucleic acid binding; INVOLVED IN: RNA splicing; LOCATED IN: nucleolus; EXPRESSED IN: 25 plant structures; EXPRESSED DURING: 13 growth stages; CONTAINS InterPro DOMAIN/s: RNA recognition motif, RNP-1 (InterPro:IPR000504), Nucleotide-binding, alpha-beta plait (InterPro:IPR012677), Zinc finger, CCHC-type (InterPro:IPR001878); BEST Arabidopsis thaliana protein match is: serine/arginine-rich 22 (TAIR:AT4G31580.2); Has 11952 Blast hits to 10510 proteins in 739 species: Archae - 6; Bacteria - 805; Metazoa - 6109; Fungi - 1395; Plants - 2528; Viruses - 91; Other Eukaryotes - 1018 (source: NCBI BLink).), whose product MSRVYVGNLDPRVTERELEDEFRSFGVIRSVWVARRPPGYAFLDFEDSRDARDAIREVDGKNGWRVEQSHNRGGGGGRGGGRGGGDGGRGRGGSDLKCYECGESGHFARECRSRGGSGGRRRSRSRSRSPPRYRKSPTYGGRRSYSPRARSPPPPRRRSPSPRGRNYSRSPPPYRARDEVPYANGNGLKDVRRSRS is encoded by the exons ATGTCGCGTGTGTATGTTGGTAATTTGGATCCGCGAGTTACTGAACGTGAACTCGAGGATGAGTTTCGTTCCTTTGGTGTGATCAGGAG TGTCTGGGTTGCTAGAAGACCTCCTGGTTAcgcttttcttgattttgaagattcaagagaTGCCCGTGACGCCATCCGTGAAGTAGATG GCAAGAATGGATGGAGGGTAGAGCAGTCTCATAAccgtggtggtggtggaggtcgTGGTGGTGGTCGTGGAGGAGGTGATGGTGGTCGTGGACGTGGTGGTTCTGATTTGAAGTGCTATGAGTGTGGTGAGTCTGGTCACTTTGCACGTGAATGTCGTTCTCGTGGTGGTTCTGGTGGTAGGCGTCGTAGCCGCAGCCGTAGTCGCAGTCCTCCTAGATACAGAAAGAGTCCTACCTATGGAGGACGAAG AAGTTACAGCCCTCGTGCTagatctcctcctcctccaagACGTCGTAGTCCTTCTCCTCGTGGTCGCAACTACAGTAGGTCACCACCACCTTATAGAGCACGTGACGAGGTGCCATATGCTAATGG AAATGGTCTGAAAGATGTGCGCAGAAGCCGGAGCTGA